Proteins encoded together in one Eubalaena glacialis isolate mEubGla1 chromosome 7, mEubGla1.1.hap2.+ XY, whole genome shotgun sequence window:
- the OGG1 gene encoding N-glycosylase/DNA lyase isoform X6: MLARSLLQHSMRHRTLASVPALWASIPCPRSELRLDLVLASGQSFRWREQSPAHWSGVLADQVWTLTQTEEHLYCTVYRGDKGRVGRPTLEELKAVRQYFQLDVSLAQLYHHWSSVDPHFQEVAQKFQGVRLLQQDPIECLFSFICSSNNNIARITGMVERLCQTFGPRLLQLDDVAYHGFPSLQALTGPQVEAQLRKLGLGYRARYVSASARAILEEQGGLPWLQQLRKVPYEEAHKALCTLPGVGTKTSPRLCPWTSTCGRSLNVTTAGTPPPPRVRARRPTRNWEPRAVARAASVPPTVSQK, encoded by the exons ATGTTAGCTCGCTCCCTTCTGCAGCATAGCATGAGACATCGCACTCTAGCCTCCGTCCCGGCCCTGTGGGCCTCCATCCCCTGTCCACGCTCTGAGCTGCGCCTGGACCTGGTTCTGGCTTCTGGACAGTCATTCCG GTGGAGGGAGCAAAGCCCTGCGCACTGGAGTGGCGTGCTGGCCGACCAGGTATGGACACTGACCCAGACTGAGGAGCATCTTTACTGCACTGTGTACCGAGGGGATAAGGGCCGGGTTGGCAGGCCCACACTGGAAGAGCTAAAGGCCGTGCGACAGTACTTCCAGCTGGATGTCAGCCTTGCTCAGCTGTATCACCATTGGAGTTCCGTGGACCCCCACTTTCAAGAGGTGGCTCAGAAATTCCAAG GTGTGCGGCTCCTGCAACAGGACCCCATCGAGTGCCTCTTCTCCTTCATCTGTTCCTCCAACAACAACATTGCCCGCATCACTGGCATGGTGGAGCGGCTCTGCCAGACCTTCGGACCTCGGCTCCTCCAGCTTGATGATGTCGCCTACCATGGCTTCCCCAGCTTGCAGGCCCTGACTG GGCCACAGGTGGAGGCTCAGCTCAGGAAGCTGGGCCTGGGGTATCGTGCCCGCTACGTGAGTGCCAGTGCCCGAGCCATCCTGGAAGAACAgggtggacttccctggctgcAGCAGCTGCGCAAGGTCCCCTACGAGGAAGCCCATAAGGCCCTCTGCACCCTGCCTGGGGTAGGCACCAAG ACAAGCCCCAGGCTGTGCCCGTGGACGTCCACGTGTGGCAGATCGCTCAATGTGACTACAGCTGGCACCCCACCACCGCCAAGGGTCCGAGCCCGCAGGCCAACAAGGAACTGG
- the OGG1 gene encoding N-glycosylase/DNA lyase isoform X7, whose translation MLARSLLQHSMRHRTLASVPALWASIPCPRSELRLDLVLASGQSFRWREQSPAHWSGVLADQVWTLTQTEEHLYCTVYRGDKGRVGRPTLEELKAVRQYFQLDVSLAQLYHHWSSVDPHFQEVAQKFQGVRLLQQDPIECLFSFICSSNNNIARITGMVERLCQTFGPRLLQLDDVAYHGFPSLQALTGPQVEAQLRKLGLGYRARYVSASARAILEEQGGLPWLQQLRKVPYEEAHKALCTLPGVGTKVADCICLMALDKPQAVPVDVHVWQIAQCDYSWHPTTAKGPSPQANKELGAVQC comes from the exons ATGTTAGCTCGCTCCCTTCTGCAGCATAGCATGAGACATCGCACTCTAGCCTCCGTCCCGGCCCTGTGGGCCTCCATCCCCTGTCCACGCTCTGAGCTGCGCCTGGACCTGGTTCTGGCTTCTGGACAGTCATTCCG GTGGAGGGAGCAAAGCCCTGCGCACTGGAGTGGCGTGCTGGCCGACCAGGTATGGACACTGACCCAGACTGAGGAGCATCTTTACTGCACTGTGTACCGAGGGGATAAGGGCCGGGTTGGCAGGCCCACACTGGAAGAGCTAAAGGCCGTGCGACAGTACTTCCAGCTGGATGTCAGCCTTGCTCAGCTGTATCACCATTGGAGTTCCGTGGACCCCCACTTTCAAGAGGTGGCTCAGAAATTCCAAG GTGTGCGGCTCCTGCAACAGGACCCCATCGAGTGCCTCTTCTCCTTCATCTGTTCCTCCAACAACAACATTGCCCGCATCACTGGCATGGTGGAGCGGCTCTGCCAGACCTTCGGACCTCGGCTCCTCCAGCTTGATGATGTCGCCTACCATGGCTTCCCCAGCTTGCAGGCCCTGACTG GGCCACAGGTGGAGGCTCAGCTCAGGAAGCTGGGCCTGGGGTATCGTGCCCGCTACGTGAGTGCCAGTGCCCGAGCCATCCTGGAAGAACAgggtggacttccctggctgcAGCAGCTGCGCAAGGTCCCCTACGAGGAAGCCCATAAGGCCCTCTGCACCCTGCCTGGGGTAGGCACCAAG GTGGCCGACTGCATCTGCTTGATGGCCCTAGACAAGCCCCAGGCTGTGCCCGTGGACGTCCACGTGTGGCAGATCGCTCAATGTGACTACAGCTGGCACCCCACCACCGCCAAGGGTCCGAGCCCGCAGGCCAACAAGGAACTGG
- the OGG1 gene encoding N-glycosylase/DNA lyase isoform X5: MLARSLLQHSMRHRTLASVPALWASIPCPRSELRLDLVLASGQSFRWREQSPAHWSGVLADQVWTLTQTEEHLYCTVYRGDKGRVGRPTLEELKAVRQYFQLDVSLAQLYHHWSSVDPHFQEVAQKFQGVRLLQQDPIECLFSFICSSNNNIARITGMVERLCQTFGPRLLQLDDVAYHGFPSLQALTGPQVEAQLRKLGLGYRARYVSASARAILEEQGGLPWLQQLRKVPYEEAHKALCTLPGVGTKTSPRLCPWTSTCGRSLNVTTAGTPPPPRVRARRPTRNWVLFSADLRQPHRAQEPPAKRRKRCPGPEG; encoded by the exons ATGTTAGCTCGCTCCCTTCTGCAGCATAGCATGAGACATCGCACTCTAGCCTCCGTCCCGGCCCTGTGGGCCTCCATCCCCTGTCCACGCTCTGAGCTGCGCCTGGACCTGGTTCTGGCTTCTGGACAGTCATTCCG GTGGAGGGAGCAAAGCCCTGCGCACTGGAGTGGCGTGCTGGCCGACCAGGTATGGACACTGACCCAGACTGAGGAGCATCTTTACTGCACTGTGTACCGAGGGGATAAGGGCCGGGTTGGCAGGCCCACACTGGAAGAGCTAAAGGCCGTGCGACAGTACTTCCAGCTGGATGTCAGCCTTGCTCAGCTGTATCACCATTGGAGTTCCGTGGACCCCCACTTTCAAGAGGTGGCTCAGAAATTCCAAG GTGTGCGGCTCCTGCAACAGGACCCCATCGAGTGCCTCTTCTCCTTCATCTGTTCCTCCAACAACAACATTGCCCGCATCACTGGCATGGTGGAGCGGCTCTGCCAGACCTTCGGACCTCGGCTCCTCCAGCTTGATGATGTCGCCTACCATGGCTTCCCCAGCTTGCAGGCCCTGACTG GGCCACAGGTGGAGGCTCAGCTCAGGAAGCTGGGCCTGGGGTATCGTGCCCGCTACGTGAGTGCCAGTGCCCGAGCCATCCTGGAAGAACAgggtggacttccctggctgcAGCAGCTGCGCAAGGTCCCCTACGAGGAAGCCCATAAGGCCCTCTGCACCCTGCCTGGGGTAGGCACCAAG ACAAGCCCCAGGCTGTGCCCGTGGACGTCCACGTGTGGCAGATCGCTCAATGTGACTACAGCTGGCACCCCACCACCGCCAAGGGTCCGAGCCCGCAGGCCAACAAGGAACTGG